From a region of the Parabacteroides sp. FAFU027 genome:
- the xylE gene encoding D-xylose transporter XylE, translating into MAFIDTGGSQSNSFQEGSKLYIFLLTLVATLGGLLFGYDTAVVNGAEKSLVEFYIYTTKGADYVFNNDIMTLISQYRVMMTIVLYIVFLVICGQIIRLLGTKKGGILSVVVLAGLTVWAVGFIGKSLPALTDIEEMKSTADAVKGFVIASALIGCIIGGALSGFISKSLGRKNGLFIAAVAFFISAVGAWKPEAFNVFGTLDVYSFVVYRIIGGIGVGIASMISPMYIAEIAPANVRGKLVSFNQFAIIFGMLVIYFVNLVIARQGDEQWLITEGWRYMFLSGAIPAGIFILLLFFVPETPRYLAMKGKDEKALSVLEKIAGKSSAESILTDIKGTLHEINAPWLSYGFGVIVVGVLLSVFQQAVGINVVLYYAGNIFRNMGASTDSSLLQTIIVGVVNLTFTVVAIMTVDKFGRKPLMIIGSIGMAISMIALGFTFYSGHVGIVALIFMLIYTAAFAMSWGPVCWVLLAEIFPNSIRGALSIAVAAQWIANWIVSLTFPMMNDNDWLTAQFNHGFSYWIYGIMGILSALFMWKFVPETKGKTLESIEELWKK; encoded by the coding sequence ATGGCTTTTATAGACACAGGAGGAAGTCAATCGAATTCCTTTCAAGAGGGCAGTAAGCTCTACATTTTTCTTTTGACGCTGGTGGCAACACTCGGCGGTTTATTATTCGGTTATGATACAGCCGTAGTAAACGGTGCTGAAAAATCGCTTGTAGAATTTTACATCTACACGACTAAAGGTGCTGACTATGTATTTAACAACGATATTATGACGCTCATCAGCCAGTACCGGGTGATGATGACGATTGTACTTTATATTGTATTTCTCGTGATTTGCGGACAGATTATCCGTCTGCTCGGCACGAAAAAAGGAGGAATTCTTAGCGTGGTGGTTCTGGCCGGACTGACTGTTTGGGCAGTAGGCTTCATCGGTAAATCTTTGCCTGCACTGACTGACATCGAGGAGATGAAAAGTACAGCTGACGCAGTAAAAGGTTTTGTGATTGCCAGTGCCCTGATCGGATGTATCATTGGTGGCGCCTTGTCCGGATTTATCTCCAAATCATTGGGTCGTAAAAACGGCCTTTTTATCGCAGCGGTAGCGTTCTTTATCTCTGCGGTGGGAGCCTGGAAACCTGAGGCATTCAACGTTTTCGGAACACTTGATGTGTACTCATTCGTGGTTTACCGCATTATCGGTGGTATCGGTGTGGGTATCGCATCTATGATTTCCCCGATGTACATTGCAGAGATTGCTCCTGCGAATGTACGCGGTAAGCTGGTTTCGTTTAACCAGTTTGCAATCATTTTCGGTATGTTGGTGATTTACTTTGTCAATCTTGTAATTGCCCGTCAGGGGGATGAGCAGTGGTTAATTACCGAAGGATGGAGATACATGTTCCTTTCGGGAGCGATTCCTGCCGGAATTTTTATATTACTTTTGTTCTTTGTACCTGAGACTCCACGTTACCTGGCAATGAAGGGCAAAGACGAAAAAGCGCTGAGCGTACTTGAAAAGATTGCCGGAAAGAGCAGTGCAGAAAGCATCCTGACCGACATTAAAGGCACATTGCACGAAATTAACGCTCCGTGGTTATCTTACGGTTTCGGTGTGATCGTGGTAGGTGTCCTGCTTTCGGTATTCCAGCAGGCAGTAGGTATCAACGTGGTGCTTTACTATGCCGGAAACATCTTCCGCAACATGGGCGCTTCTACTGATTCATCTTTGCTTCAGACCATCATTGTCGGTGTGGTAAACCTTACCTTTACGGTGGTAGCCATCATGACTGTGGATAAATTCGGACGTAAACCTTTGATGATTATCGGTTCTATCGGTATGGCCATCAGTATGATCGCATTGGGATTCACCTTCTACTCCGGTCATGTGGGTATTGTCGCCCTGATCTTTATGTTGATCTACACGGCAGCCTTTGCGATGAGCTGGGGCCCGGTTTGCTGGGTATTGCTGGCTGAGATTTTCCCGAACTCAATTCGTGGAGCGCTCTCCATCGCTGTTGCAGCTCAGTGGATTGCCAACTGGATCGTGTCGCTGACTTTCCCTATGATGAATGACAATGATTGGTTGACTGCTCAGTTTAATCACGGATTCTCTTACTGGATTTACGGTATCATGGGTATCCTGTCGGCATTGTTTATGTGGAAATTCGTTCCTGAAACAAAAGGTAAGACTCTCGAATCGATCGAAGAGCTCTGGAAAAAATAG
- the ltrA gene encoding group II intron reverse transcriptase/maturase: protein MEEILSHDNIKRAYKQVKQNKGVAGIDQMPVGKFATWYTQEGATLIAHLHTGSYHPQGVKQVEIPKPNGGKRKLGIPTVTDRIIQQAIAQVLSQIYERKFSDHSYGFRPNRNAHQALQKASGYIEEGRLTVVDIDLKTFFDVVHHDRLMYRLSETIGDKILLKLIRRYLQSGVMVDGVISQRTEGTPQGSPLFPLLSNIVLDELDEELGKRGHKFVRYADDCNIFVRSQMAGERVMESISNFIESKLKLIVNKEKSKVCEVNQTKFLGYTIQQSGNLTVAQKSLDRLKAKVRTITKRNRGVKFEQLISELTPVLRGWLNYYQYAKCQRQLQKLDAWIRRKLRCYRLKQCKRPITLYRFLVGLGVKKGTSWLLALSGKGCWRKSGCPQANQAMDNQWFEEQGLYNLTLNYARLNNLRKPPCARACTVV, encoded by the coding sequence ATGGAAGAGATATTGAGTCACGACAATATCAAACGAGCCTACAAACAGGTAAAGCAGAACAAAGGAGTAGCCGGAATAGACCAAATGCCGGTAGGCAAGTTTGCGACGTGGTATACACAGGAAGGGGCCACTCTGATAGCCCACCTCCACACAGGAAGCTATCATCCGCAGGGAGTCAAACAGGTAGAGATACCGAAGCCGAACGGCGGGAAACGAAAACTGGGAATCCCGACGGTAACAGACAGGATAATTCAGCAAGCGATAGCCCAAGTGCTAAGTCAGATCTACGAACGGAAATTCTCCGACCACAGCTACGGCTTCCGTCCCAATCGCAATGCACATCAGGCATTGCAGAAAGCAAGCGGATACATAGAAGAAGGCAGACTGACAGTCGTAGATATCGACTTAAAGACATTTTTCGATGTAGTGCACCATGACCGCCTGATGTATCGACTATCGGAGACTATTGGAGACAAAATTCTATTGAAACTGATACGGCGATACCTTCAAAGCGGGGTAATGGTTGACGGAGTAATAAGTCAACGCACAGAAGGCACACCGCAAGGCAGTCCACTCTTCCCATTATTGTCCAATATCGTATTAGACGAACTAGACGAAGAACTGGGTAAACGGGGACACAAATTTGTTCGCTATGCTGACGATTGCAACATCTTCGTACGAAGCCAAATGGCAGGAGAGAGGGTTATGGAATCGATAAGCAACTTTATCGAAAGCAAACTAAAACTCATCGTGAACAAAGAAAAGAGCAAAGTATGCGAAGTTAATCAAACCAAATTCTTAGGCTACACCATTCAACAGAGTGGCAACCTGACAGTAGCCCAGAAGAGCCTTGACCGATTAAAGGCGAAAGTACGTACCATCACCAAGCGGAACAGAGGGGTAAAGTTTGAGCAGCTCATATCAGAACTCACACCCGTGCTGCGAGGATGGTTAAATTACTATCAATATGCCAAATGTCAAAGACAACTACAAAAGCTGGACGCATGGATACGAAGGAAGCTTCGCTGTTACAGACTAAAGCAATGTAAACGCCCCATCACTCTATACCGATTTTTAGTAGGTCTGGGAGTGAAGAAAGGAACGAGCTGGCTACTGGCGCTATCGGGAAAGGGTTGCTGGCGAAAATCAGGATGTCCACAAGCCAATCAGGCCATGGACAATCAATGGTTTGAGGAACAAGGCTTATACAACCTGACATTAAACTACGCGAGGTTAAACAATTTAAGGAAACCGCCGTGTGCGAGAGCATGCACGGTGGTGTGA
- a CDS encoding HYC_CC_PP family protein, whose translation MARRLSHILIMFTLILATAGVTVTRHYCGNELKKITLAGEPKSCCGDHCNCCHNETFTQKVTNDYLSSNDVHAPAVKVISLDWLEAPSVMAFTLTELSFALHSAYIPYNSPPLTADNPSAMLQVFLC comes from the coding sequence ATGGCACGCAGGTTATCACATATACTGATTATGTTCACGCTGATTCTGGCTACGGCCGGGGTGACCGTGACGCGTCATTATTGTGGTAATGAGTTGAAGAAAATCACCCTGGCCGGAGAACCCAAATCCTGCTGCGGGGACCACTGCAACTGCTGCCACAACGAAACCTTTACCCAAAAGGTAACCAATGATTATCTCTCTTCGAATGATGTGCATGCGCCAGCCGTTAAGGTGATTTCACTGGACTGGCTGGAAGCCCCTTCGGTGATGGCTTTTACGCTGACCGAACTGTCCTTTGCACTGCATTCGGCCTACATACCTTACAATTCTCCTCCACTGACAGCCGACAATCCTTCGGCTATGCTTCAAGTCTTCCTGTGTTGA
- a CDS encoding ATPase gives MKTIKMLSVALIVLFAQMSVVAQNAAMHQNHHTVKATITTTTFKVWGNCDMCKTRIETAAKAAGATKANWSDKTKMLSVSYDASKVKLMDIHKKIAAAGHDTDKAKAADKTYKALPGCCQYERGK, from the coding sequence ATGAAAACTATAAAAATGCTTTCAGTTGCCCTTATCGTATTGTTTGCTCAAATGAGTGTCGTTGCCCAAAATGCTGCCATGCACCAGAATCACCATACGGTGAAAGCCACAATTACTACCACTACTTTTAAAGTATGGGGAAACTGCGATATGTGCAAAACCCGCATCGAGACAGCTGCCAAAGCAGCCGGTGCCACCAAGGCCAACTGGAGCGATAAGACCAAGATGCTTAGCGTATCGTACGATGCCTCAAAGGTGAAGCTGATGGACATCCACAAAAAAATCGCTGCTGCCGGTCACGATACCGACAAAGCCAAAGCTGCTGACAAAACTTATAAGGCTCTGCCGGGTTGTTGCCAATACGAAAGAGGCAAGTGA